In Candidatus Methylomirabilota bacterium, a single window of DNA contains:
- the hemC gene encoding hydroxymethylbilane synthase produces the protein MKRNVLKLGTRGSPLALCQAGLVSESLTRNWPGLEVVIIPIKTSGDKFLDVVLSQVGGKGLFVKEIEEALLDSRIDLAVHSLKDLPAELAPGLCEGAVMRREDPLDALIARNSLRFMDLPRGARIGTSSLRRQVQFLHRRLDLQIVSLRGNVQTRLNKLETLDLEAVVLAAAGLIRLGLQDRITERLQPDLCLPAIGQGALVIEIREDDRRTAELVETLNHRETRQATMAERAFLRHLGGSCVTPIAAFGEIEGEALVLTGMVAGLDGKRLLRNAVRGAAGAPEAVGRALAETLLAAGAEEILREVNAQLSEKAR, from the coding sequence GTGAAGCGTAATGTACTGAAACTGGGTACGCGGGGAAGTCCGCTGGCGCTTTGCCAGGCAGGGCTCGTTTCGGAAAGCCTGACCCGGAATTGGCCCGGCCTGGAAGTCGTCATCATTCCCATCAAGACCTCCGGTGACAAGTTTCTCGATGTTGTCCTTTCGCAGGTGGGCGGAAAGGGCCTCTTTGTGAAGGAGATCGAAGAGGCCCTGCTCGATAGCCGGATCGACCTCGCAGTCCATAGTCTGAAGGATCTGCCTGCGGAGTTGGCGCCGGGCCTTTGCGAAGGAGCCGTCATGCGCCGCGAAGACCCGCTCGATGCGCTTATTGCGAGAAATAGTCTTCGGTTCATGGACCTTCCTCGTGGAGCGAGGATCGGCACCAGCAGTCTCCGCCGACAGGTCCAGTTCCTCCATCGTCGTCTGGATCTCCAGATCGTGTCCCTGCGCGGCAATGTGCAGACGCGGCTGAACAAGCTCGAGACGCTCGACCTTGAGGCCGTAGTTCTCGCGGCGGCTGGTCTTATCCGCCTTGGTCTGCAGGATCGGATTACTGAGCGCCTGCAGCCGGATCTGTGCCTGCCGGCCATCGGTCAGGGGGCGCTGGTGATCGAAATCCGGGAGGACGATCGGCGAACGGCCGAACTTGTGGAGACGCTCAATCATCGTGAGACGCGACAGGCCACGATGGCGGAACGGGCGTTCCTGCGGCACCTTGGCGGGAGCTGCGTGACGCCGATCGCTGCCTTCGGCGAGATTGAGGGCGAGGCGCTCGTTCTCACTGGAATGGTTGCGGGTCTGGACGGTAAGCGGTTGCTCAGGAACGCCGTTCGTGGGGCGGCCGGCGCGCCTGAGGCGGTGGGGCGGGCGCTGGCGGAGACGCTGCTCGCCGCTGGGGCTGAGGAGATCCTTCGGGAGGTGAATGCCCAGCTCTCGGAGAAGGCTCGATGA
- a CDS encoding glutamyl-tRNA reductase produces MEIIALGLSHKTAPIELREKLHIPESELPEILEELSGCGQILERMILSTCNRVETYAVVDDVEGARRFLVELLAERHKLLPEAFEPSMYLLTADQAIRHIFRVASSLDAMVVGESQILGQVKAAYAAALEREATGPILNALMERAFRVAKRVRTETGIATSAVSVSTAAIELAKKIFGDLTGRTVMLIGAGKMSELSAKHLLADGVGTVLVANRNFDRAVELAERWGGRAVRYDFAKLEMLQADIVISSTGAPHQILSKADFEEIIAQRRNRPIFVIDIAVPRDIDPKANEIDNVYLYDLDDLKGVVQANLRERQREADLAEAMIDREVRQFAGWLTSLHVVPTIVAMRKKIESIREEELQRIFAKLQDLTPEERHAISLMTGSIVNKILHDPTMELKRQSALKEGHLYVNVLRRLFGIKEE; encoded by the coding sequence ATGGAAATTATCGCCCTTGGTCTGAGCCATAAGACAGCGCCGATTGAGCTCCGGGAGAAGCTCCACATCCCGGAGTCGGAGCTGCCGGAGATTCTGGAAGAGCTCAGTGGGTGCGGGCAGATCCTTGAGCGGATGATCCTCTCCACCTGCAACCGCGTGGAGACATACGCTGTTGTGGACGATGTGGAGGGCGCTCGTCGGTTTCTCGTGGAGTTGCTGGCCGAGCGACACAAGCTCTTGCCGGAAGCCTTCGAGCCGTCGATGTATCTGTTGACCGCCGATCAAGCGATCCGACATATCTTTCGTGTCGCATCGAGTCTTGACGCGATGGTGGTTGGCGAGTCCCAGATCCTGGGCCAGGTGAAGGCGGCGTACGCGGCTGCCCTTGAACGGGAGGCCACGGGCCCGATTCTCAATGCGCTTATGGAAAGGGCGTTTCGCGTTGCGAAGCGGGTCCGAACCGAGACCGGGATTGCCACCTCAGCCGTCTCAGTCTCGACCGCTGCCATCGAGTTGGCCAAGAAGATCTTCGGCGACCTGACAGGTCGTACGGTCATGCTGATCGGGGCCGGGAAGATGTCGGAGTTGTCGGCCAAACATCTGCTGGCCGATGGCGTGGGCACGGTTCTCGTAGCCAATCGGAATTTCGATCGCGCGGTGGAGTTGGCCGAGCGATGGGGCGGCCGGGCCGTTCGGTACGATTTCGCCAAGCTGGAGATGCTCCAGGCGGACATCGTCATCAGTTCGACCGGCGCCCCGCACCAGATCCTCTCCAAGGCCGACTTCGAGGAGATCATCGCGCAGCGCCGTAACCGTCCGATCTTTGTGATCGACATCGCCGTTCCCAGAGATATCGATCCCAAGGCTAATGAGATCGACAATGTGTACCTGTATGATCTTGACGACCTCAAAGGAGTTGTGCAAGCCAACCTTCGTGAGCGGCAGCGCGAGGCGGATCTGGCGGAGGCGATGATCGACCGTGAGGTCAGACAGTTTGCCGGGTGGCTTACAAGCCTCCATGTCGTTCCGACGATCGTGGCCATGCGCAAGAAGATAGAATCGATCCGCGAGGAGGAACTCCAAAGGATTTTTGCGAAGTTGCAGGACTTGACGCCGGAAGAGCGTCATGCTATCTCCCTCATGACCGGCTCGATTGTGAATAAGATCCTGCACGATCCGACGATGGAGTTGAAACGCCAGTCGGCCTTGAAAGAGGGCCACCTGTACGTGAATGTGCTGCGCAGGCTCTTCGGTATCAAGGAGGAATAA
- the ccsA gene encoding cytochrome c biogenesis protein CcsA, whose protein sequence is MELSFTYLALLFYLSASLAYMGSLATRPGKLLRAAGILGRVGFVLHTGAVVVHLYQHGRPPANLGDWLSFYAWATAAVYIIAEIHYESKVVGSFAIPLVVLLLGASAALPKTIETLSPPLKNFGVWAHVVLTLLGNAAFALACCGALMYLVQEWLLKSRHPGVLFERLPSLKLLDDLCHFSLTLGFPLLTLGLLSGVLLSYSAWGSFLSWDGRQIWSTVTWVFYAALLHGRLAGGWRGRKAAILSIIGFCGVVFASMLANLLIRGTHAF, encoded by the coding sequence ATGGAACTTAGCTTCACATACCTTGCATTGCTGTTCTACCTCAGCGCGAGTCTGGCGTATATGGGCTCTCTTGCAACGCGGCCCGGCAAGCTTCTCAGGGCCGCGGGTATTCTGGGCCGGGTCGGGTTTGTCCTGCATACTGGGGCCGTGGTGGTTCATCTCTACCAGCACGGCCGCCCGCCAGCCAATCTCGGCGATTGGCTCTCTTTCTATGCGTGGGCCACGGCGGCGGTATACATCATTGCCGAGATCCACTACGAAAGTAAGGTGGTCGGCTCGTTCGCGATCCCGCTGGTGGTCCTCCTGCTCGGGGCATCGGCAGCCCTGCCCAAGACGATCGAAACCCTGTCCCCGCCGCTGAAGAACTTCGGGGTCTGGGCGCACGTGGTCCTGACCCTCCTCGGGAATGCCGCCTTTGCTCTCGCCTGCTGTGGGGCACTGATGTACCTGGTCCAGGAATGGCTGCTCAAATCCAGACATCCGGGAGTGCTCTTTGAACGCCTTCCCTCATTGAAGCTTCTCGACGATCTGTGCCACTTCAGCCTTACGCTGGGCTTTCCGCTGCTCACCCTTGGCCTGTTGAGCGGCGTGTTGCTGAGCTATTCTGCGTGGGGTTCTTTCCTCTCCTGGGACGGTAGACAGATATGGTCAACCGTCACGTGGGTCTTCTACGCGGCCCTGTTGCATGGACGACTGGCAGGGGGCTGGCGGGGCCGGAAGGCCGCGATTCTGTCGATTATCGGATTCTGCGGGGTAGTCTTTGCTTCCATGTTAGCGAATCTCCTCATCAGAGGGACGCACGCATTTTGA